One part of the Ziziphus jujuba cultivar Dongzao chromosome 2, ASM3175591v1 genome encodes these proteins:
- the LOC107417567 gene encoding heavy metal-associated isoprenylated plant protein 28-like: MEMEVVELRIHLHCRACEKAVRKAVCRIKGVKCVEIDATLKKMTVLGYMDRKVATKAIRKTGRRAEAWLHSITSEDDDPLPPPPPPPPTFGVIRRCINLPTWGMRKRSSAFSNNKHKHVHAHMPRQSTL; this comes from the exons ATGGAGATGGAGGTTGTGGAGTTAAGGATACATCTTCACTGCAGGGCCTGTGAGAAGGCGGTGAGGAAAGCTGTGTGCAGGATCAAAG GGGTGAAATGCGTGGAAATAGATGCAACGTTGAAGAAGATGACAGTGTTGGGATACATGGATCGGAAAGTTGCCACAAAAGCAATTCGGAAAACAGGAAGGAGAGCTGAAGCGTGGCTGCACTCAATTACTTCAGAAGACGACGaccctcttcctcctcctcctcctccacctccTACATTTGGAGTCATCAGACGGTGCATCAATCTTCCTACCTGGGGAATGAGAAAGAGATCCTCCGCtttttctaataataaacaCAAACACGTCCACGCCCATATGCCACGCCAATCAACTCTCTAG
- the LOC107417649 gene encoding 3-ketoacyl-CoA synthase 15 isoform X2 — translation MARDRQEGQFSAGTVNRDPNNAGPSPNFHFTVKISKEEFIQLATKSGDFSDASIEFQQRILKNSGIGDDTYMPRVVFRPDYKISLKDGREEAAMAMFGAVNDLFAATKIRPSNISILVVNCGILNTTPSLSSMVINRFKLRHDIRSFNLGGMGCAAGIIAIDLSKDLLKAYRGSYALVVSTEAVTHTWYKGNDLQMLLPNCFFRMGAAAMLLSSSRQERWRAKYQLKQVVRTHKGMDDRSFKSIRIKEDDKGTQGLQVSKDMMEIGGHALKANITTLGPLVLPLSQHLHFFTTLMFKNKTKTTKAYKPYIPNYKSAFEHVCIVATSRKVLDEIQRNLQLTEEYMEASRKTLERFGNTSSSSMWYELSYLEWRRRIKGGDRVWQIAFGSGFKCGSVVWKALSRVGRPKRQSPWDEN, via the exons atggcaAGAGATCGGCAGGAGGGGCAATTTTCAGCAGGGACTGTGAACCGTGATCCTAATAATGCAGGGCCGTCTCCTAATTTTCATTTCACTGTGAAG ATCTCAAAGGAGGAGTTTATTCAATTGGCAACAAAATCAGGCGACTTCAGCGATGCTTCCATAGAGTTTCAGCAGCGAATCCTCAAGAATTCTGGCATAGGCGATGACACATACATGCCAAGAGTAGTTTTTCGTCCTGATTACAAAATAAGCTTAAAGGATGGCAGAGAGGAGGCTGCCATGGCCATGTTTGGAGCGGTGAATGATCTCTTTGCTGCAACCAAAATCCGTCCCAGCAACATCAGTATCCTTGTTGTAAACTGCGGAATCCTAAATACTACTCCATCGTTGTCATCAATGGTGATAAACCGGTTCAAGCTGAGGCATGACATCCGGAGCTTCAATCTTGGTGGTATGGGATGCGCGGCGGGAATCATAGCCATTGATCTGAGTAAAGACCTTTTGAAAGCATATCGTGGTTCATATGCACTGGTGGTGAGCACAGAGGCTGTGACTCATACGTGGTATAAAGGCAATGACCTCCAAATGCTCCTTCCCAATTGCTTCTTTCGGATGGGGGCTGCTGCCATGCTGCTCTCTAGCTCCCGCCAAGAAAGATGGCGAGCCAAGTATCAGCTCAAGCAGGTGGTTCGAACCCACAAAGGCATGGATGATAGAAGCTTTAAAAGCATAAGAATAAAGGAAGATGACAAAGGGACACAAGGTCTGCAAGTTAGCAAAGACATGATGGAGATTGGTGGGCATGCACTCAAGGCCAACATCACCACCCTTGGCCCCCTCGTTCTCCCACTTTCTCAACACTTGCATTTCTTCACCACTTTGATGTTCAAGAACAAGACGAAAACAACAAAGGCTTATAAGCCTTACATCCCAAACTACAAGTCGGCCTTTGAGCATGTCTGCATAGTGGCAACAAGCAGGAAAGTGCTCGATGAAATCCAAAGAAACTTGCAGCTTACGGAGGAGTACATGGAGGCGTCAAGGAAAACTTTGGAACGATTCGGAAACACTTCAAGCAGTAGCATGTGGTATGAACTAAGTTACTTGGAATGGAGGAGGAGGATCAAGGGTGGCGACCGTGTTTGGCAAATTGCTTTCGGCTCAGGATTTAAGTGTGGCAGTGTTGTTTGGAAAGCTCTTAGTAGGGTTGGGAGGCCAAAGCGACAGAGTCCATGGGATGAGAATTAA
- the LOC107417649 gene encoding 3-ketoacyl-CoA synthase 15 isoform X1, whose amino-acid sequence MARDRQEGQFSAGTVNRDPNNAGPSPNFHFTVKVRPCLPGFLNSVNLKYVKLGYHYLISRSHKYRFYFFIAPLLVILIFTWQTRKFFNWELDLYCPKFLLGISLALILYIYYKLAPCSIYLVDFSCYRPPNELKISKEEFIQLATKSGDFSDASIEFQQRILKNSGIGDDTYMPRVVFRPDYKISLKDGREEAAMAMFGAVNDLFAATKIRPSNISILVVNCGILNTTPSLSSMVINRFKLRHDIRSFNLGGMGCAAGIIAIDLSKDLLKAYRGSYALVVSTEAVTHTWYKGNDLQMLLPNCFFRMGAAAMLLSSSRQERWRAKYQLKQVVRTHKGMDDRSFKSIRIKEDDKGTQGLQVSKDMMEIGGHALKANITTLGPLVLPLSQHLHFFTTLMFKNKTKTTKAYKPYIPNYKSAFEHVCIVATSRKVLDEIQRNLQLTEEYMEASRKTLERFGNTSSSSMWYELSYLEWRRRIKGGDRVWQIAFGSGFKCGSVVWKALSRVGRPKRQSPWDEN is encoded by the exons atggcaAGAGATCGGCAGGAGGGGCAATTTTCAGCAGGGACTGTGAACCGTGATCCTAATAATGCAGGGCCGTCTCCTAATTTTCATTTCACTGTGAAGGTTCGCCCATGCTTGCCTGGTTTCCTTAATTCAGTTAAtctcaaatatgtaaaacttGGTTATCATTATCTCATTTCCCGTTCCCATAAGTACCGCTTCTATTTCTTCATTGCACCACTACTTGTCATCCTCATCTTCACTTGGCAAACAAGAAAGTTCTTCAACTGGGAATTAGACTTGTATTGTCCAAAATTTCTACTTGGGATATCCTTAGCACTGATActgtatatttattataaattggcTCCATGCTCTATTTATTTAGTCGATTTTTCTTGTTATCGTCCACCCAATGAGCTCAAG ATCTCAAAGGAGGAGTTTATTCAATTGGCAACAAAATCAGGCGACTTCAGCGATGCTTCCATAGAGTTTCAGCAGCGAATCCTCAAGAATTCTGGCATAGGCGATGACACATACATGCCAAGAGTAGTTTTTCGTCCTGATTACAAAATAAGCTTAAAGGATGGCAGAGAGGAGGCTGCCATGGCCATGTTTGGAGCGGTGAATGATCTCTTTGCTGCAACCAAAATCCGTCCCAGCAACATCAGTATCCTTGTTGTAAACTGCGGAATCCTAAATACTACTCCATCGTTGTCATCAATGGTGATAAACCGGTTCAAGCTGAGGCATGACATCCGGAGCTTCAATCTTGGTGGTATGGGATGCGCGGCGGGAATCATAGCCATTGATCTGAGTAAAGACCTTTTGAAAGCATATCGTGGTTCATATGCACTGGTGGTGAGCACAGAGGCTGTGACTCATACGTGGTATAAAGGCAATGACCTCCAAATGCTCCTTCCCAATTGCTTCTTTCGGATGGGGGCTGCTGCCATGCTGCTCTCTAGCTCCCGCCAAGAAAGATGGCGAGCCAAGTATCAGCTCAAGCAGGTGGTTCGAACCCACAAAGGCATGGATGATAGAAGCTTTAAAAGCATAAGAATAAAGGAAGATGACAAAGGGACACAAGGTCTGCAAGTTAGCAAAGACATGATGGAGATTGGTGGGCATGCACTCAAGGCCAACATCACCACCCTTGGCCCCCTCGTTCTCCCACTTTCTCAACACTTGCATTTCTTCACCACTTTGATGTTCAAGAACAAGACGAAAACAACAAAGGCTTATAAGCCTTACATCCCAAACTACAAGTCGGCCTTTGAGCATGTCTGCATAGTGGCAACAAGCAGGAAAGTGCTCGATGAAATCCAAAGAAACTTGCAGCTTACGGAGGAGTACATGGAGGCGTCAAGGAAAACTTTGGAACGATTCGGAAACACTTCAAGCAGTAGCATGTGGTATGAACTAAGTTACTTGGAATGGAGGAGGAGGATCAAGGGTGGCGACCGTGTTTGGCAAATTGCTTTCGGCTCAGGATTTAAGTGTGGCAGTGTTGTTTGGAAAGCTCTTAGTAGGGTTGGGAGGCCAAAGCGACAGAGTCCATGGGATGAGAATTAA
- the LOC107417568 gene encoding uncharacterized protein LOC107417568 — MADSSGTTLMDLITADPSTAPPAASSSSSSSSSTASASASSATQPPAYTSGLPPVMPSALGKPAAEKKSKRAALMQIQNDTISAAKAALHPVRTNILPQKHKKKKPVSYSQLARSIHELAATSDQKRSMRQLLNHVFPKLAVYNSVDPSLAPSLLMLNQQCEDRGVLRYVYYYLARILSDTSAQGVSTGGGIPTPNWDALADIDAVGGVTRADVVPRIVNQLTTEALNVDIEFHARRLQALKALTYSPSSSSEMLSRLYEIVFEILDKVADAPQKRKKGVFGTKGGDKEFIIRSNLQYAALSALRRLPLDPGNPAFLHRASQGVSFADPVAVRHALEILSELATKDPHGAAIALGKLAQPGGSLQDVLHLHDVLARVALARLCHTIAGSRALDERPDIKSQFNSLLYQLLLDPSDRVCFEAILCVLGKHDHAERTEERATGWYRLTREILKLPEAPSVKDNSKDKSQKIRRPQPLIKLVMRRLESSFRSFSRPVLHAAARVVQEMGKSRAAAFALGMVDIDEGAHDNVDSHDSDLENPYAESSRKTSSVSNGTGGKDTITSLLASLMEVVRMTVACECVYVRAMVIKALVWMQSPQDSLDELKSIIASELSDPTWTATLLNDILLTLHARFKATPGMAVTLLEIARIFATKVPGKIDADVLQLLWKTCLVGAGPEGKHTALEAVTIVLDLPPPQPGSMMGLTSVDRVSASDPKSALALQRLVQAAVWFLGENANYAASEYAWESATPPGTALMMLDADKMVAAASSRNPTLAGALTRLQRCAFSGSWEVRIIAAQALTTLAIRSGEPYRLQIYEFLHTLSQGGVQSQLSEMHLSNGEDQGASGTGLGVLISPMIKILDEMYAAQDDLIKDIRNHDNAKKEWTDEELKKLYETHERLLDLVSLFCYVPRAKYLPLGPISGKLIDIYRTRHNISASTGLNDPAVATGIADLIYESKPARAEPDVLDDDLVNAWAANLGDDGLLGNDAPAMTRVNEFLAGAGTDAPDVDEENIISRPSVTYDDMWAKTLLESSELDEDDARSSGSSSPESAGSVETSISSHFGGMNYPSLFSSRPEKSGGSRYGNPSSGGPSLYEGLGSPIREEPPPYSPPAMKRFESFENPLAASGSRSFGSQDEEKASSGNPQRGTALYDFTAGGDDELNLTAGEEVEIEYEVDGWFYVKKKRPGRDGKMAGLVPVLYVNQE, encoded by the exons ATGGCG GATTCTTCAGGGACGACGCTCATGGATCTCATTACGGCAGACCCTTCAACGGCGCCTCCCGCCgcctcatcatcatcttcttcctcctcttcgACCGCATCGGCGTCGGCTTCGTCCGCAACCCAGCCTCCGGCGTATACATCGGGTTTGCCGCCCGTTATGCCGTCGGCGCTGGGGAAGCCGGCGGCGGAGAAGAAGTCGAAGAGAGCAGCTTTGATGCAGATCCAGAACGATACCATTTCTGCTGCAAAAGCCGCGTTGCATCCAGTGAGGACCAATATATTGCCCCAAAAgcacaagaagaagaag CCTGTTTCGTATTCGCAGCTTGCAAGAAGCATCCATGAATTAGCTGCTACATCGGATCAG AAACGTTCGATGAGGCAGTTGCTGAATCATGTTTTTCCTAAACTTGCTGTTTACAATTCAGTTGACCCTTCCTTGGCACCGTCTCTTCTCATG CTCAATCAGCAGTGTGAAGATAGGGGTGTTCTACGATATGTCTATTATTACCTTGCCAGAATTTTATCTGACACTAGTGCCCAAGGTGTAAGCACTGGTGGTGGGATCCCAACTCCAAACTGGGATGCTTTGGCTGACATTGACGCTGTAGGAGGGGTGACTAGAGCAGATGTTGTGCCAAGAATAGTAAATCAACTGACAACAGAAGCTTTAAACGTTGATATCGAAT TTCATGCACGAAGACTGCAAGCATTGAAGGCTCTAACATATTCTCCCTCAAGCAGCTCTGAAATGTTGTCCAGATTGTATGAAATTGTATTTGAGATTCTTGATAAG GTTGCTGATGCCCCACAAAAACGCAAGAAAGGGGTGTTTGGGACTAAAGGTGGTGATAAGGAG TTCATCATCCGGAGTAATTTGCAATATGCTGCCCTAAGTGCACTAAGAAGACTTCCTCTCGATCCAGGAAACCCTGCATTTCTGCACCGTGCATCACAAGG GGTTTCATTTGCTGATCCTGTTGCTGTGAGGCATGCTTTGGAAATTCTTTCTGAGTTAGCTACAAAAGATCCTCATGGAGCTGCAATTGCCTTAG GGAAACTTGCACAACCTGGAG GCTCTCTGCAGGATGTTCTGCATCTGCATGATGTTCTTGCAAGAGTTGCTCTAGCCAGGTTATGCCATACAATAGCTGGGTCTCGAGCGCTAGACG AGAGGCCTGATATTAAGTCTCAGTTCAACTCTCTTCTCTATCAACTTCTCCTGGATCCAAGTGACAGAGTATGTTTTGAGGCAATCTTATGTGTACTGGGGAAACATGATCATGCAGAGAG GACTGAAGAGCGAGCCACTGGGTGGTACCGTTTAACAAGGGAGATTCTAAAGTTGCCAGAAGCACCTTCTGTAAAGGACAACTCAAAAGATAAATCTCAAAAGATAAGGCGTCCGCAACCTCTTATTAAGCTTGTGATGAGAAG GCTAGAGAGTTCATTCCGTAGTTTTTCTAGGCCAGTACTTCATGCAGCAGCAAGAGTGGTGCAGGAGATGGGGAAAAGTAGGGCTGCCGCATTTGCTTTAGGCATGGTGGACATCGATGAAGGGGCACATGATAATGTAGATTCACATGATTCAGATTTGGAAAACCCATATGCAGAAA GTTCTCGTAAGACCTCTTCCGTATCTAACGGAACTGGTGGCAAGGATACAATTACAAGTTTGTTAGCTTCGTTGATGGAAGTAGTGCGGATGACTGTAGCATGTGAATGTGTTTATGTTCGAGCAATGGTAATTAAAGCATTGGTATGGATGCAAAGTCCCCAGGATTCATTGGATGAACTGAAGTCCATCATTGCATCAGAGCTTTCTGATCCAACCTGGACCGCTACTCTACTAAATGATATCTTGCTCACTTTGCATGCACGTTTTAAG GCAACTCCAGGTATGGCTGTCACTCTTCTTGAAATTGCAAGAATCTTTGCAACTAAAGTTCCAGGGAAGATTGATGCTGATGTGTTACAACTACTATGGAAA ACATGCCTTGTTGGAGCTGGTCCAGAAGGGAAACACACTGCTCTTGAGGCAGTTACCATAGTTCTTGATCTACCACCACCACAACCTGGGTCCATGATGGGGCTTACATCTGTAGATAGGGTCTCCGCCTCTGATCCAAAGTCGGCTCTGGCATTACAAAGATTAGTCCAAGCAGCT GTGTGGTTTCTTGGAGAAAATGCAAACTATGCTGCTTCTGAATATGCCTGGGAATCTGCAACCCCTCCTGGCACTGCACTGATGATGCTGGATGCTGATAAAATGGTTGCTGCGGCCAGTTCACGTAATCCCACTCTAGCTGGTGCATTGACTCGATTACAGAGGTGTGCATTCAGCGGCAGCTGGGAG GTTCGAATTATTGCTGCTCAAGCTCTTACAACCTTGGCAATTAGGTCTGGTGAGCCTTATAGGCTACAGATCTATGAATTCTTGCACACTTTATCTCAGGGTGGTGTGCAATCTCAGTTATCTGAGATGCATCTTAGTAATGGTGAAGATCAAGGGGCTAGTGGCACAGGCCTTGGAGTTTTAATTAGTCCCATGATAAAGATTCTTGATGAAATGTATGCAGCACAAGATGACTTGATAAA GGACATACGCAACCATgataatgcaaaaaaagaatGGACCGATGAAGAGCTTAAGAAACTATATGAAACTCATGAAAGATTGCTTGATCTTGTTTCTCTCTTTTGTTATGTGCCAAGGGCAAAATATCTACCTTTGGGGCCAATAAG TGGAAAACTTATTGACATCTATCGCACACGACACAATATCAGTGCATCAACTGGGTTGAATGATCCAGCTGTTGCTACTGGCATAGCCGACCTTATTTATGAGTCTAAACCAGCGCGTGCTGAGCCTGATGTGCTTGATGATGATCTTGTAAATGCTTGGGCAGCAAACCTTGGTGATGATGGGTTGTTAGGAAATGATGCGCCAGCAATGACCAGG GTAAATGAGTTTCTTGCTGGTGCTGGAACCGATGCCCCTGATGTTGACGAGGAGAACATCATCTCTAGACCTTCAGTTACTTATGACGATATGTGGGCAAAAACACTTTTGGAATCTTCAGAACTAGAT GAAGATGATGCTAGGTCATCTGGATCATCGTCTCCAGAATCAGCAGGATCAGTTGAAACTTCTATATCATCCCACTTTGGTGGAATGAACTACCCTTCATTGTTCAGTTCACGGCCG GAGAAGTCAGGAGGAAGCAGATATGGCAATCCATCAAGTGGCGGTCCCTCATTATATGAGGGTTTAGGCTCCCCG ATTAGAGAAGAGCCCCCACCGTACTCACCACCTGCAATGAAAAGGTTTGAGTCATTTGAGAATCCTCTAGCTGCGAGCGGGTCACGGAGTTTTGGATCTCAAGATGAGGAAAAGGCATCTTCTGGGAATCCTCAACGTGGAACAGCACTGTATGACTTCACTGCTGGTGGAGATGATGAG TTAAATTTAACAGCTGGAGAAGAGGTTGAGATTGAGTATGAAGTGGACGGCTGGTTCTAT GTAAAGAAGAAACGTCCTGGAAGAGATGGCAAAATGGCTGGGCTGGTCCCAGTCCTCTATGTGAATCAGGAGTAG
- the LOC125422327 gene encoding beta-amyrin 28-monooxygenase, whose translation MEHFYLSLLLLFVSFISISLFALFYRHRSSFSGNNLPPGKIGYPIIGESYEFLSTGWKGHPEKFIFDRMSKFSSDVFKTSIFGEQAAIFCGAACNKFLFSNENKLVQAWWPSSVDKVFPSSTQTSSKEEAKKMRKMLPNFMKPEALQRYIGVMDSIAQRHFAADWENKKEILTFPLAKRYTFWVAARLFMHLNEPEEIRVFEEPFHSLASGIISMPIDLPGTPFNKAIKASNFIRKNLLKIIKQRKIDLAEGKASPTQDILSHMLLTCSDDGEYMKELDIADKILGLLIGGHDTASATCTFIVKYLAELPHIYQGVYDEQMEIAKSKGPGELLNWDDIQKMKYSWNVACEVLRLTPPLQGAFREAMTDFVFNGFTIPKGWKLYWSANSTHKNAAYFPEPEKFDPSRFEGNGPAPYTFVPFGGGPRMCPGKEYARLEILVFMHNLVKRFRWEKILPNEKIVVDPMPTPAQDLPVRLFPHSSAAPA comes from the exons ATGGAGCATTTCTATCTGTCCCTCCTCCTGCTCTTCGTTTCTTTCATATCCATCTCTCTGTTTGCGCTGTTTTACCGCCACCGCTCGAGCTTCTCCGGGAACAACCTGCCTCCTGGGAAGATCGGGTACCCCATAATCGGAGAGAGCTATGAGTTCTTGTCCACAGGATGGAAAGGGCACCCGGAGAAATTCATCTTTGACCGGATGTCCAAGTTCTCATCCGATGTCTTCAAGACCTCCATCTTCGGGGAGCAGGCTGCAATCTTCTGCGGTGCGGCCTGCAACAAGTTCCTCTTCTCCAACGAGAACAAGCTGGTGCAAGCATGGTGGCCTAGCTCCGTCGACAAGGTGTTCCCTTCTTCCACTCAGACTTCCTCCAAAGAAGAAGCCAAGAAGATGAGAAAGATGCTCCCCAATTTCATGAAGCCAGAGGCTCTTCAGCGCTACATCGGTGTCATGGACTCCATCGCTCAGAGGCACTTTGCAGCCGACTgggaaaacaaaaaggaaatccTGACCTTCCCTCTAGCCAAAag ATACACGTTCTGGGTTGCAGCCCGTCTATTCATGCACCTTAACGAGCCGGAAGAGATCAGAGTATTCGAAGAACCTTTCCACAGTTTGGCGTCGGGAATCATATCCATGCCCATCGACCTGCCGGGAACCCCATTCAACAAGGCCATCAAAGCCTCTAACTTCATCAGGAAGAATTTACTGAAGATCATCAAGCAGAGGAAGATCGACCTGGCCGAGGGCAAGGCCTCTCCTACCCAGGATATTTTATCCCACATGCTTCTCACCTGCAGCGATGACGGCGAGTACATGAAGGAGTTGGACATCGCCGATAAGATTCTCGGCCTCTTGATCGGCGGCCATGACACCGCCAGTGCTACCTGCACTTTCATTGTCAAATATCTTGCTGAGCTTCCTCATATTTACCAAGGCGTCTATGACG AGCAAATGGAGATTGCAAAATCGAAAGGTCCAGGAGAATTGCTGAACTGGGATGACATACAGAAGATGAAATACTCGTGGAACGTAGCGTGCGAAGTGCTGAGGCTGACACCTCCCCTGCAAGGAGCATTCAGGGAAGCCATGACGGACTTCGTGTTCAATGGCTTCACAATCCCAAAGGGGTGGAAGCTGTACTGGAGCGCCAACTCCACCCACAAGAACGCGGCCTACTTCCCGGAGCCCGAAAAGTTCGACCCGTCCAGATTCGAAGGCAACGGCCCGGCCCCTTACACTTTTGTACCCTTCGGTGGAGGCCCCAGGATGTGCCCTGGCAAGGAATATGCCCGCTTGGAGATCTTGGTGTTCATGCACAACTTGGTCAAGCGCTTCAGGTGGGAGAAGATCCTTCCCAACGAGAAAATCGTTGTGGATCCCATGCCCACCCCTGCTCAAGACCTTCCTGTTCGCCTCTTTCCTCACTCTTCTGCTGCTCCTGCTTAA